A single region of the Nicotiana sylvestris chromosome 6, ASM39365v2, whole genome shotgun sequence genome encodes:
- the LOC138870790 gene encoding uncharacterized protein yields MELPICYGCGMRCHIQRHCCVSRQGAGRGVAQPTSPAAAISSAPSPARGTPAPTGRGAARGGPQSSGRPSQFYAMSGRQTAEASPDVVTGILTVQSHDVYALIDPGSTLSYVTPFVAMEFRIEPEQLHEPFSVSTPVGESILVARVYRGCIVTVRGRDTMTDLVELGMVDFDVIIGMDWLY; encoded by the coding sequence ATGGAGTTACCTAtatgctatggatgtgggatgaggTGCCATATTCAGAGACATTGTTGTGTGTCTCGCCAGGGAGCAGGTAGGGGCGTAGCTCAGCCCACCAGTCCAGCAGCTGCTATATCTTCAGCCCCCTCTCCAGCTCGAGGTACCCCAGCACCCACAGGGcgtggtgcagctaggggtggtCCACAGAGTTCAGGAAGACCCAGCCAattctatgctatgagtggtcgccaaaccgcagaggcttctccagatgttgttacaggtattctgactgtccaatctcatgatgtgtatgcacttattgaccccggttccaccttatcctatgttaccccttttgttgctatggaattcAGGATAGAACCAGAACAACTTCATGAACCATTCTCAGTATCTACCCCGGTTGGAGAGTCAATTCTGGTTGCTCGAGTCTATAGAGGGTGTATTGTCACGGTGCGGGGTAGGGATACCATGACCGATCTTGTTGAGTTAgggatggtcgactttgatgtaataatagg